ATCAGTAACCCATCCCACACGTTTCTTTCTGCCGTTCGCACAGCACGGGAACTGCCATGAATCCATTTGAGTTTACCCGATGGCGTGATTATCCGACCCTTCCACCGCCAAGGTAGGAAGTTCTGGATAGCATGAGTCATGGACGTTTTAAATGATGGTAAATCTTCTGGATGAACTAATTTTATAAAGGAATCAGCATCCTGGAGAATTGTTTCAGGCTCTAATTCCAGCAGTTCACGGGAAGCAGAATTCACAAAGGTAAACCGATGGGGGCTATCCGTGCTGGGTAAGTAACGATAAACCATACCTGGTACATTTGCAACCAGTGCCTCAAACTGAGTTTGGCTGTGGTGGAGTGCTGCACGAGTCGCTTGCTCGTGGCTTCGAGCTTCAAGAGCCGTTTGATGCAGATGGATACTTTGTAAAGCAGAGGCTGTAAAGCCTGCCAAATTGCTAATTACCCGCTGATCTTCAGCATCAAACTGTCGCGCCTCATTATGCGACAGAATCCAAAGAGTGCCTAATGGTTGATTGTTTATAAACAGCGGAATCAGCAATCCCTCAACAATAGGGAACTGCGGATGGTGCAGATAGGTGAAATAGCGTTCTGGATGAGCATAAAGTTGCGGTTGCCCAGATTGAACTGTGGTGCTACAGGGACTAAAATTACCTGGGGTAGTGCTTTGCTCTAAAAACTTTAATGCGCCTGCGATCGCAACCCTGCGAAACGCCGATTCGCCATTGGGCGCTGTTTCCAGCAAGCTCACCCCAGCGCTATCGGCTCGACATAAATCGACTGCAATCCTAACAAGGGTTTTGAGTGTGGATTGCGGATCATTGATGAGTTGTTGGGCGAGAGTGTGGAGAGCTTGGTTTTCAGCCGCTAAATCTGGCTGTCTCGCTGGACGACTAGCCAGTGCTTCTGTGATCAAGACATCCGCTTCCATGAATGCCTGAGTAATTTTTTGGGGTAAACACATTAGATATACGCAACTCGACTGCCTTTAACTCAAATCAAAACGCTAAGTAATTAATTATTAGACTTATAACAGGTTGAATGCTGCATCTAGCTAAGAGTAGATAAATTTAATATCCAGCTAATGTCCAGCTTAAGCTACCAGCAATAACTTTTGAAATTCCTCAATTGCTTTAAGATACGCATGATAATAATCTCGGCTATCGCCTAACTAATTAAAAGAGCTATAAAGTAGAAGCCATTTTCACTTTTAGTAAGAGCTAGTAAATATAAAAAGCTCATTTTCTCAAAATATTTTATCTGTTATGGAAAACTTAACTAACTAACTAAAGATGGATGAGACTGGTGCAGAAACTAATCCTTCTGACTGCGGCGGGCGGTTACGCCATCGCTTCGCTATCGATGCCTAGTTCAAAGCTAGCAGTCCTTAAATAAGCATTAATGAGAATTAGTTAACAAAACTTAATTATAAAAAGGTAATAGTATTAAGAATTAATAGTATCTCTTGACTAGCTTAAGTTGCTTGTTGACCATTCATAAATACTTTCACCTGTGGTTAACCAAGTATCAGGTTGTTGTTTAATATGTAGTAAACATTGTTTTAGATATTTTAATCTCAGCGGTTGACCAACAATAAACGGATGTAAACCAATCGCCATTACTCGCCCTTGCGATTCTCCATCTTGCCAAAGTTGGTCAAATTGGTCTGTTATTGCTTGAGCAAATTCCGCACCAGAAAAACGGTTACTTAAGCACAAGCTAATATCATTTGCTTCAATAGTATAAGGAATCGCTAACAAGCGTCCATTGGATACTGGATACCAGTAAGGTTGGTCATCATTTACCCAATCAGCAGTATAAACAATCCCGGCTGAATGCAATAATTCAAAAGTGGATTCTGTAATTGAAAACCCTGGCGTGAGCCAGCCTTTAGGTGTTTTACCAGTGGCTTCCCGTAGTAAATTTAAAGTTTGAGCAATTATTTTGATTTCTGTTTCTTGATCCATCCCACTATGACCAGTGGAATTATTAATTCCATGCGCCATTACTTCCCAACCATATTGCTGTATGGCCGTCATAATTTCGGGATAAAGTGTACAAATTTCGCCGTTAACTGCTGCTGTTACTGGAATTTCTAACTCTGCAAATAGTTCAAATAGCCGCCAAACTCCAACACGATTACCGTAATCTCGCCAACTGTAATTAGCAATTTCTGGATAACTATTTAAATGTGGTTGAATAGCTGTTCCTAGTTTACCAAATGTGAAATGTTCTACATTCATTACCACCCATACAGCGACTCTGGCATCATTTGGCAGCTTGAACACCGGACGTTGTGTAATCGGTTGAAAAGATGGAGGATACATTATTTAATTCGTAATTCGTAATTCGTAATTCGTAATCGAATGTTAGTTTAAATACAGCGGATTTCAAGTGAATGAAGTACACAATATATAGATAGATATCAAAGTCAGGTATAAAGCCTGTTTTAATTCCCAATTCTGACTCCTTAATTCTGAATTCTGCTGTATTCAGCCCTCAGCATTGTCAATGAGTAGGACGAAAGGGTTCTCCTAATGATGCAGGTGCGCCTAATTGCATGGGTTTACCATTCCGTGAAATGAACACCAATACTAGGATGGTAGCCAAGTAAGGTAAGGAAGACAACAGATAGGGAGAAATATTCACTCCTAGTCCTTGAAGAATTAGCTGTAAGGCACTAACGCCACCAAATAAATATGCACCAAGGAGAATTCTTTCAGGTTTCCAAGTTGCAAAAACAACAAGTGCGATCGCAATCCATCCTCGTCCTGCTGTCATATTTTCCGCCCATAATGGCGTATACGCAAGAGATAAATAACCCCCCGCTAACCCTGCCATAGCCCCACCAAACATCACTGCTAAATAACGCACTCTGCTAACAGGTAAACCTAAAGCATCAGCAGCTTCTGGTGATTCACCGATACTTTGCAATACCAAACCTGCCCGTGTCTTTCGCAAAAACCACCATACTAGTATTACTAAGACAACTGAGATATACACCACAAAATCTTGCTTAAATACAGCTTCCCCGATCACAGGAATTGATTTCAAAACCGGAATATTAATAGGTTGCAATCTGGTAATTGTCTTGCCAATATAACCTGCACCCACAAAAGCACTGAGTCCTGAACCAAAGATACTAAGGGCTAAACCTGTTGCCACTTGATTGGCAGTTATAGTAATTACTAACAGGGCATGAATCAAAGCGATCGCTATTCCTGATAACAGTGCTATCAACAACCCTAAGTAAATATTACCTGTGACTGAAGCGGTGATAAAACCAGCCACAGCCCCAACTAGCATCATTCCTTCAACGCCCAGGTTTAACACGCCTGCTTTTTCGGTGACTAATTCTCCTAGTGCCGCCAAAATTAGAGGTGTAGCTGCCCGTAAAATATCACTGATGACCAAGCTGATAGTTTGGATGTTCATCCTGTGGAACTGTTGGTGAAACTGCCGCATATTGCTCTTCAGATTGCATTGCCAGCAGTTGAGGAATTGTCACAAATCGATAGCCTTTAGCCTTTAGACCAGTGATAATTTCTGGTAAAGCTTCAACAGATTTGCTACGGTTGCCGCCTCCATCATGCATCAACACAATTGCACCAGGTTTTGCATACTTCAGCACATTTTTGACTAGCATTGGCACTTGTGGGGAACGACGTTGAGCATCACCCGACTCTTCTGACCACATCATGACAGCATACTTATGATTTTCGGCATATTGGGCTAATCCATTATTCAGGAATCCACCAGGGGGACGAAATAGAGTAGTTTTTTCTCCTGTAATCTTGTAGATGATGTCTGCTGTGCGCTCAATTTCACTAGCCGCAGTAGCTACATCCATATGACGATACCAATGATGCCATGTGTGGTTACCAATTACATGACCATCAGCAGCTACTTCCTTGGCAACCTGGGGAAAATATTTCACCATTTGCCCAACCATAAAAAATGTCGCTTTAATATTATTTTTCTTCAATATTTCTAAAATCTGTGCCGTGTTTTTCGGGCCAGGGCCATCATCAAAAGATAGGGCGATTACTTTCTCATTTGCTTTCAGTTTTGCTTGATAAACAACTGTTCCCTGAAATGCTTTTGGTATTTGATTTGTTTGGTCTGCGAGAGTCATCGCCTGTGCGGATGAACTCATCACTTTGTCATGAATTGCTTTAGTGCTTTCGTTTTTTAACTTTGGTATTCCTAATAGATGCTCAAATCCACTACTACTGAAAAGCAGACTGATACCTGTAGTAATAGCAGCAGTAATCAATGTAATAGTTACTAATTTCAAAACCATAAATAATTTACGGGTAGACACATTAAATCTCCTCAAATATTAGTCAATGGACAAGAGTCAACAGTCAACAGTTATTATTCTCCCTTGTCCCCCTTTTCTCCGCTCCCCCACTCCCTCATAGCCTTACTCGCACTCGGTTGTAAATTAATATATCTGCCGCTAGAAGAAAAAAGAATAAAATACCTTGGAACATTCCAGCTAAGGCTAGGGAGAGTCCCAATTTAATCTGGACTAATTCGCCGCCTACGTACAAAAGTGCCATCAGCAGACTAGAAAAAATAGTAGCGAGTGGATTTAGGCGACCAAGAAAGGCGGCAATGATGGCAGTATAACCGTAACCAGGAGAAATGCTAGGACGTAGTTGACCAATAGGGCCTAGAACTTCGCACACACCAGCTAAACCTGCTAATCCACCGCTGATTAGTAGAGTTAGCCAAATTATGCGATCGCTCTTTATCCCAGCATATACTGCTGCCTTGGAACTAGAACCCACAACTTTTACACTAAAGCCAAAAAACGTTTGTCGCAGCACTCCCCAAATTAACACCGCTACCAAAACCGCCAAAATTATACCCAAATGCAACCGTGTACCAGCAATTAATGGCGCTAAGCTAGCAAATTCTGAAAAAGGTGCAGATTCAGGAAAGTTAAATCCTTTGGGGTCTTTTAATGGTTCATGTACCAAGTAGTTTAAGAGAGAAGCGGCTACATAATTTAACATCAAACTCGTAAGAATTTCATTTGTATTAAATCGCATTTTCAAAAAAGCAGTAATGCTTGCCCAAGCCACACCGCCCAACACACCAGTTATTAAACTAATTGGCAGTAAAATATAGTTATTAATATTTGGAAATGTTAAAGCTACAGCACCGCCACAAATTGCCCCAACGGTAAACTGTCCTTCTGCACCAATATTCCATACTTTGGCTTGAAAACACACAGCTAAACCAACAGCAATTAATAAGATAGGTGCTGCTTTCACAGCTAATTCTGTTACTCCATAAAAGCTACTTAAAGGAGAAATAAATAAGGTTTGTAAAGTAACTATCGGAGGTTTACCCAATAAACCAAATAGCACAACTCCTAAAATCAACGTTCCCAACAGTGCAGCTAGGGGTGATAACACTTGCCATGTTTTTGAGGGGATACTGCGGGATTCGAGATAAATTAGCATAAGATGTTTAAAAAAGCGCTTTCAAAGCCAATTTTCCCTCATTTACCTAAATTAGGGAGGATTATTGTTTAATAACAAAGAATTTAAGAGTAGAGACGCGATTATACTCTTACGAGAAGCCGCACTCCCTGCGTCTACGCGTCTGTACAAGAGTCAGAATGAATTCTCCCTAAGTGAATTTTGAATTTTGAATTGATTTATCACCCGCTACTTGCATTCGGAATTCTGAATTCTGACTTCTCTTTTAATTTATGCTTCTTCATATCAAACCTCCCATCCAGCGGCCAATTTCATCACGGCT
This region of Nostoc sp. UHCC 0302 genomic DNA includes:
- a CDS encoding ABC transporter permease, coding for MLIYLESRSIPSKTWQVLSPLAALLGTLILGVVLFGLLGKPPIVTLQTLFISPLSSFYGVTELAVKAAPILLIAVGLAVCFQAKVWNIGAEGQFTVGAICGGAVALTFPNINNYILLPISLITGVLGGVAWASITAFLKMRFNTNEILTSLMLNYVAASLLNYLVHEPLKDPKGFNFPESAPFSEFASLAPLIAGTRLHLGIILAVLVAVLIWGVLRQTFFGFSVKVVGSSSKAAVYAGIKSDRIIWLTLLISGGLAGLAGVCEVLGPIGQLRPSISPGYGYTAIIAAFLGRLNPLATIFSSLLMALLYVGGELVQIKLGLSLALAGMFQGILFFFLLAADILIYNRVRVRL
- a CDS encoding polysaccharide deacetylase family protein; this encodes MSTRKLFMVLKLVTITLITAAITTGISLLFSSSGFEHLLGIPKLKNESTKAIHDKVMSSSAQAMTLADQTNQIPKAFQGTVVYQAKLKANEKVIALSFDDGPGPKNTAQILEILKKNNIKATFFMVGQMVKYFPQVAKEVAADGHVIGNHTWHHWYRHMDVATAASEIERTADIIYKITGEKTTLFRPPGGFLNNGLAQYAENHKYAVMMWSEESGDAQRRSPQVPMLVKNVLKYAKPGAIVLMHDGGGNRSKSVEALPEIITGLKAKGYRFVTIPQLLAMQSEEQYAAVSPTVPQDEHPNYQLGHQ
- a CDS encoding ABC transporter permease, which encodes MNIQTISLVISDILRAATPLILAALGELVTEKAGVLNLGVEGMMLVGAVAGFITASVTGNIYLGLLIALLSGIAIALIHALLVITITANQVATGLALSIFGSGLSAFVGAGYIGKTITRLQPINIPVLKSIPVIGEAVFKQDFVVYISVVLVILVWWFLRKTRAGLVLQSIGESPEAADALGLPVSRVRYLAVMFGGAMAGLAGGYLSLAYTPLWAENMTAGRGWIAIALVVFATWKPERILLGAYLFGGVSALQLILQGLGVNISPYLLSSLPYLATILVLVFISRNGKPMQLGAPASLGEPFRPTH
- a CDS encoding polysaccharide deacetylase family protein; translated protein: MYPPSFQPITQRPVFKLPNDARVAVWVVMNVEHFTFGKLGTAIQPHLNSYPEIANYSWRDYGNRVGVWRLFELFAELEIPVTAAVNGEICTLYPEIMTAIQQYGWEVMAHGINNSTGHSGMDQETEIKIIAQTLNLLREATGKTPKGWLTPGFSITESTFELLHSAGIVYTADWVNDDQPYWYPVSNGRLLAIPYTIEANDISLCLSNRFSGAEFAQAITDQFDQLWQDGESQGRVMAIGLHPFIVGQPLRLKYLKQCLLHIKQQPDTWLTTGESIYEWSTSNLS